Below is a window of Impatiens glandulifera chromosome 2, dImpGla2.1, whole genome shotgun sequence DNA.
TATTCCCAAGGCAACAAGATGTATCTGAGCAGCAAGATGTGTTTGAGCAGCGAGATGTGTTTGAGCAGCGAGATGTATTTGAGCAACAAGAtgtatttgagcagcaagatgtttttgagcagCGAGATGTATGTGTGGAGAAAGATGTTTTTGAGCAGGAAGATGTCTTCCCAAGTCAACCAATGCAAGTACTTATTTCTTTTCTGGTTTACATTTCTATTGATTTTAATGTTGGAAAGTGTGTATAGGTTATTGACAGACCTATGTACTTCAGTACTATAAAGAATTAAATGGAGGCCAATAATGGAACTGGTTATAAGAATGTCCGTGACATTTTTGCTGATATGAGGCTAGTGTTCGACAATGCAATGCAATATAACGATGAAAAGAGCGACATTTGATGGCGAAGACTTTGTCAAAAAAACAAAGACATTTTTACAATTGTTTAGAACATTCAAATTAAGTGTATTACAATAAATGATACATggtgataatttaaataatgatgagAATGATTAAATCTTAGTATCCAACTCCAAttgattgttttcaaataacactCATTTTATGTACAAaacatcaataatataaatattttgattaatgattattAGATTGgacattaaattattaattatcaatatcaTGACATGTCTTATTGGTTTAAATGAAACATAATTTCTCAACACATATATCaacaattaaacatcatttctaGTAATCTGATATCAATAAAAATGgttatgacaaaaaaaaactgCAACAACAAACACCACCACTcagtgataaaaataaaaccctTCTAATTCACAAacatatcaatcaatcaaaatctCATTCTTTGGATTCAAATTTAGAAGTGTTCCTCTTTTACCTAGCATTTAAATCAAACTCACCCCTCATCACGTCAATAGTTTTGCCCATTATCAGTCTCCTCGTCGTTCAGAAAATCCTCTGAAAGTTCTCTCTGATCATCCCTTTGTGCATTCACCTATCCACACACATTGTTATTATTACCCATTTCATTCGGGCTCACTTCATCCTCAACGCCCATTCTGTGTGCCCCAAAAACATTCATACGTACAAGCTAGTGAAGTGATGCTCATTCATGGATTATAGACATCAAAATAGCACATGCATAGACCAGTCAGCAAAACACAAAATGGAGATTGAGAGATACATATCGCAATCGTCGCAGACGAATATGCATTTGTCGCAAGCGAATGTGCATCTGTTGCAGGCGAATGtacatctgtcgcaggcgacagatgcacaGTCACCTGCAACAGATGCACAGTcatctgcgacagatgcacattcgtctgcgacagatgcacattcgtctgcgacagccTTCGACAACCTGCAACAGCCTTCGATAgatgcattttaaacccaaaacgattcagtcagccaataaacctaaacctaaacctaaacaataaacattAAAACCCTAGTCGTTCGTTCTGCTTCTGCTTGGATAGTCGTTCACACTAAAAAACTAAAGCCTTCGACAGATGCATGGAAGGTAAAAGACATAAAACGGGAAAAACTCACCTTCAATGATAGTCGTTCTActtggatcgtcgtcgggggCTCGGATATGTCGTCGGAGACTCGGATAGTCGTCGGGGGTCGGGGGAGAGGTGGGGTTTCGTGGGCTTAGAATGTCGTCAGGGAGAGGTGAGGTTTCGGGGGCTTGGATCGTCGTTGGGGAGAGGTGGGGTTTGGATCGGTCGGTCGTCTTCGGGGAGAGTTCGTCGtttggaaatatgaaaagaggagAGGGAGGGAAAAACTGAAGGGGAGAAAGGAAGGGAAAGGGGGGAATCCGggaaactattttttttttttaatttaaggcaATAAGGTCATTTTGCATAGGCAAAaggttatatttgaaaaaatcatttAGCCTATGCTACATTTGGAAATAACCCTCATATGaaggttatttcgtcaaatttcccaattataaaatatttagaaataaaagattaaaagaatgaaaaaaagatttgggattagttgatgatgatttaaaggggaaatttgatgaaatgactcTATTAAGAGgcctaattccaaaaaaggcccatGGTTGATAAAGTTGGTAAAAAGAGCCTTTTCGCCCTGTgaaaagtctgtaatacccTCGCGCACATgttttaccgctcaattacgagaaatgtatttctcgcatttgataaatattatccGGCCACGAATCCTAAATTTAGGGTTCTCATATAAATACTATAAAACCGTAATTTCACATTGTCCTTGTATTCTGAAGCTGCCAAAATGTCGAAGCGAGGTTAGTTTTTTCATCTTCTATACAATTCTCTGTTAACTacatgcttgatacttgatagtAATTCAATGTTGAAAAACAACACGTTTCAGGTCGCGGAGGATCGGCGGGAAACAAGTTCCGCATGTCACTAGGTCTTCCTATAGTGGCTACGGTCAACTATGCCGACAATACTGGCGCGAAGAATCTCTACATCATATCAGTGAAGGGGATCAAGGGTCGTTTGAATCGATTGTCGTCTGCTTGTGTGGGAGATATGGTTATGGAGACGGTGAAGAAAGGGAAACCTGATTTGAGAAAGAAGGTCATGCCTACTGTCATTGTTAGACAACGCAAGCCCTGGCGCCGAAAGGATGGAGTGTTCATGTATTTTGAAGGTGATTTAGTAGattctgattttgttttgtgttataaCTTGTTACTTGTTTAACCAATTTTTTGTTATTCTTTACTAGAACAGTTAGACAAGAACTCACTCTTTTCACGATCTGATTGATACAATCCCTTATTTGTTATGCTGAGGATTTagaaatagtttttctttagtATTGGTTTTCAAGGGTGTTTGGGTATTGTATATACCCACTAAGATATTAAAGAAAGAGTATTAGGGATAATGAATAGGGTTTATGGTATGATGAATGATGTATTTAGAAACACTATACTCACTTATTTGCGTTATAAGTCTTACATACTTCTCGgtcttttttatatatgaaatttgttgattgtaatatgtaaatatcttggttgataaatatgttattaCTATGCAGATAATGCTGGTGTGATAGTGAATCCTAAGGGAGAAATGAAAGGtaaaaaatgtctcaaaatgtgttaaattactaTATCATCTTTAGGCCTCATTCATTCactcacaattatttgtttaatggTAAAAAACCAGGTTCTGTCATTACTGGTCAAATTGGGAAGGAATGTGCTGATTTATGACCCAGAATTGCAAGTGCTGCCAATGCTATTGTCTGATAAAGTCGGGGGACTCTTTTGCTTTTAAAAACTtggcaattttattttttgattcaCAACTAAGATTAGAATCATATACcctttcaattcttgtgatttttattgatttggttttggttttatGCATATGCTTTGCTCATTACAAGTTGGATCATTCCTCTTTAAGATTTGAGATAATGGTGGTAACAAGATATATTGCTGcaacatataatatattgaaacacAATGCAGAAAAAACTTTGTTTTCTTCTTGTCAGGTAGTACactttattatcattattattatcaccAAACAAGACTAAGaagttcttcatcttcttcttagtACATCTTCCCTTCACTCATCTGCATCTTTGCAATGTAATCAAACAAACTCCCATCAAAACACCTTATTGCCTCTTTAGACAACATTCCTTCACTATCCCGAGCTAGAACATACAACATTATCCACTCCACCGTAGCCGCAAACCTGTTTAGcgatttcaatattaaaataataccaaaggaaaacaaaaatttCTTCTTTCTAGTTCATAGTTCATACATACCATCCAAAGAAGTCCAATGCTACTCGATTTGCTTCAGTCATCGCCCACATCTCCCCAAAAGTGAGCCTATCAGGTATAGTGAGTGCATACTTGCTAAACACGTTCTCAAAGTTCACCGGCATGTACCTTCCTTCTGTATCAATCACTTCCATGTTTGGCTTTATGGATGTTGGCTATGTATATAGGAAGGAATGGAGAAGGTATCCATCCCTTCATCCATCACAAAATATGTTAGAAATAGATACAATTTCACAAGATTGGTTGATTTAAAAGCAGAAAATACTCACAGGAAGAGAAGAATAACTCATAGCTCCGTTTATAAACATAGACATTACAAAAGATAcaataatattgaaacccagttGACGCAAATCTGCATCTCAAACAATATCATCAAAATCTAAAGAACCCATATATCAAAATTGacaatttcatttgaaaatctaaattttagaGTATTTATATGAAAACCCTAAATTTAGGGTTCGTGGCCGAAGAATATTTACCAAATgtgagaaatacatttctcgtaattgagcctACTGTCATTGTTAGACAACGCAAGCCCTGGTTCCGAAAGATGACTATTCCATTGTCATCTTGATCAAATAAGGAATCATGTTGCTGGAGGACACTCATGCCATATTGAGGGTGCCCTATTGTTCCTTGTGGATGGTCCATATCAGGAGCAGTCGACCCTCTAGCCAAGTCTgcatatttgatgaaaaaaaccCAATCTCAAAGATCTGATAATTTGAAAGAACAAGATCTAGCTAGAGAATACATACAAGGCTTTGGAAGTGTGGTGTCGAGGTCGGAGCGAACATTGCGTTCGACGGTGACGGGGCAAGTGGAGACTCCGATGATAAGGCATTCTTGTCTTGAGTCGTCGTCATGTATATGTGTTAATCTGATATCTAGAGATGAATGCATCGCGATAGCGTCCTCCATTGGAGATTGTTCTTTCGTAGTTTATTGTAGATCGATTCAAAACCCTAGccgttttcatatattttacaaatgtcTGAATCTCAATATATACTCAGATATACCAAATGCGAAAAATaacaaatgcgagaaataccaaatgcgagaaataccaaatacgagaaataccaaatgcgagaaatacatttctcgtaattgagccaaatgcgagaaataccaaatgcgagaaatacatttctcgtaattgagccaaatgcgagaaatacatttctcgtaattgagcggaAAAATAGGCACGTGAgggtattacagacttttcacaggacaaaaataccatttttgccaactttatGAACCGTGGGtcttttttggaattagacctctcttatgagggccatttcatcaaatttcccatttaaAGTGCCGGATGGATTGAAGGAAAAATTATGCACACTACAGCAGGATCATCCGACAGTTTGACGAGAGGAAAAGCCTGGGCTAACCGCAAAACTACAAGGAACACAACTTCATTGCTCGTTTCTTGTCATGATGCCAAGCCTCGTCAATTAATATATAGCGGTAACAAACGAAAGCCAAAAGGGTAAAATCACATTGGAGGACGTTATTTCAAATTAGAAGCTAGTATTTGTTTAAATAGAGTGAAAATAGCAAAAAGAAGATCTGAAAGTTCATCAGTTGCAGGTTCGCTGGAAAATTGTGAAACTCCTCCACCAGAGAGCTTAGTGTTGTTTCGGTCTAGGTTGATAAAAAGCATCATAAAGTTCTaggaaattttgattttatataccTGTGGTTCTTCTTATCAAAATCTGGTAAATTCGCCTAAATTTGAACTTGACTgaaatatttagattatatcTCCTTCAAGGAGATAATCAAGAACAACCATATAATGGATTTGAAAACGTTTTGTGAAAGAAAATTTGAACTATGATGAAGTTTTGAggattgttgaaatattttgcaggtttttgtgaattttattttttaactttggCTAGGGCCCAAATTTGTTGagttttaaattaatctaaGACTTGCATTGTGTTCGTATGATGATTTTATGTTGAATCAATTTGAGTCCGCTTTAATCATTTGtgtgaatttttaaaataattgaattaggAGTTTTACAGTGGGAGGGTTCTTTCCCATTCTAAATCCAATGTAGAATTCGTTAAAAGCCTTATAGCTTAATCTAATCGACTGAAATGAGGATTCATGTTTGGCAGAATGATTAgtcaaaattttctaaaactccATTTGAATCTTGGCTTTCTATTGATGCTTTACCTACAAGTTCTTATTTGGTACGATTCAAGGTTCTTGTAAGCATATAATCCATGAAGAATCGATATCAAACATAATACCAAATGTTGATTTAGAATCGTGCATGCTAGGTGTTTGATAAAATGTCTAAAAGGGGgttttttccttaaaaaatgtgttaataaaGGGATACAAACTTAAGGGGTGAAGTTTGATCACCCAACCCTTCTTTCATAAGCCATGCTAACAAGGCATTTAAACCAAGACTCCTTCCCATGCACATCTCAAAATCAAAagtggtgatactcgagaaagagctttcgcgcttcatcctctgtacccgttttaaaaatcaataaaaatatgtacatgtacaaaagtatttttaactagagtttcattttggttcgaagtttggtgatactcgagaaagagctttcgcgcttcatcctctgtacccgttttaaaaacggtatCTACTTATAAACGTAGCTATTGAAAATCAGTT
It encodes the following:
- the LOC124928006 gene encoding 60S ribosomal protein L23-like, whose translation is MSKRGRGGSAGNKFRMSLGLPIVATVNYADNTGAKNLYIISVKGIKGRLNRLSSACVGDMVMETVKKGKPDLRKKVMPTVIVRQRKPWRRKDGVFMYFEDNAGVIVNPKGEMKGSVITGQIGKECADL